In Sesamum indicum cultivar Zhongzhi No. 13 linkage group LG8, S_indicum_v1.0, whole genome shotgun sequence, the sequence aatatctcatttcagaaaaaaaatattattggcaatttatataaaaagtaaaataattgtGGAAAGTAAATTCCGAAAAaccaaaatgaaacaataaaaaggaaaacaacaaTATACATCCTTCCATACACTAAATGAatctatattaaatattaatcacacATAACTTATTGTTGTGCCGAGGATAAAATTTCCGTTTCatctattaatcaaaattattaccacatcaaaaatataaatatatatatatatataaattatctttcttaattattcCCTTTAAATTTCATCTTTGAATTTAAGTTGGTTACGACTTTATTAAACGctaaatacttaaatatttatgatcaTGAGGTTATAGGTTGGAACCACCAACATATCTCGTTGTcaatgtagagagagagagagagctggGGCAGGTCAATTTAGGGCTGTGGTCTTGGAAATAGtaggaaaattaattaaattacatacaaagtttaatttttatgacaGGTCTTCATAGACCcgattatttttacttttgatcccTAAGTTAGTCATTATGTTATTTTTGATACCCTATGTTCCGACATCATTAATTTTGgctttcaaattttcttaaataataaaaaataatcatgatgattttctaaattaaatggtacctatttgaggaaaaaaaatgtgacaaaaccaacaataaaaacaaaaatttacaacGTGAGAGCATAAAAAAGCGGGAGGCGTCATTTTGGGTGAAAATAGCCAAAATTGACAGAAATTCATCTATCGCCCTAAGTTAGTCATTAAATCACTTTCGACACCATATTTTTcgatttcatcattttttatcctcaagttttattaatacaatCAAAGTTAGTCTTGGCTGcaagttgataaaaaaaattctctcctttagtttaaaaaaagataagtaTATGTAATGTAGCAATGAGCTCTTTATGgtatcaaatttgaaaaagtatgATACCAAATTGGAAATGCAACTTTCTTAAcatgaacttaaaaaattaaaatgaggaGATAGATAAAGAGATTCCAACCATTTAAAACATTTATGACCAAGAAAAATGTTTATACAAAAAGATGACTCCCCAAAATTGAAACCATCAGCTCGCCAACAACAAGCTTCCCAATGAGTTAGAAGAGTGAACAATTCCATCTTCACAACTACATCATCAAAAGTGATTTAGTCAGAATCAAACCTAAGACACGCACTACTTCTTCTTCAATCACTTGTCTCGACACTCGCCTTTCTtcctcatcctcatcctcctcttcttcttcctcaacATCATATCACACACAAAAGCCTTCTCCAACAACTCCACCCGCTGTGTTAACGCATTTAGCATTCTTGTCTGCGCCTCATTCCGCTCAAACAACTCCCTCATCATCCTCACCATCTTCTCATTGCTCTCCACCATCCGCTCCAACACCTCTCTATCTCTTCTACTCTCATTTCCATCCTTGGCTCTATCCCCAACCCGGATGATACCTCCCGACTCAGGCAACAAATCAAGATTCTCCGCAACACAACTTGATTCACTCACCTTCACCGCATGCTCCACCTCCGCATCTATAATCTTAACTTCCCTATCATTCCCCCCCTCAGCACCTTCCATAATCTTCTTATCTCCTTCTCCAACACAACCCTCCccatttccatcattttcGACCCAATCAATCGAGCTACTACTACTACTTCCCACAGAAAACCTTACTTCATCAAGGGCTTCTTCACCATCATTGCAATCCAAATCAATAGCAACAGTAGCATCAATCCTTTCCTGCAGAGCAATCGCCTTTCGAATCACGGCCTTCCTGTATACCCTGACCCCAGAATCCACCCCGCAGATCGAGTCCAGTTTAAACAACAGAGACATCAAACTCTCATTCATCCTCAGACGCTCCCTCTCGTCCCTACCCACCAACTCCATCACTTCACTCTTCGACAACCTTCCCTCAATCTCATCCACCTCAACCTTAATATCCCTGATCTTCTTCAACCATTTCCGGACCAAAAACCCCCTGAAAACCTTCTGTATCTTCAACGCAGACCCCGAGCGGTCAACTCCTTCGGACCCCACAAAGTGAACAGGAACCCGAACAACTTTCGGGCCTGAACTTCCTCCAGGCGAGCGTTTGATGGGACGACCGGGAAGATGGGTTTCCAGGTCCGGGTCGACTTGGTAAACGGGCACACCGCGAAATGAATTGGGTTGTTGGTACCAGGGGTTGTTTCTGAAAAATGGGCCATCCATTTGAAAATCCAATTGCAAGAAACGTGAGCTTTCAAAAACTTGTTTGCAGCTGAAGATTAGTTTGCTTGATAAAGATATGAACAGAGAATAAAGGAGTAGTACATATATTGGGGGAGTGGGgctgaatttgaaatttctggAACGTTCGGGAGATATTTCTGGGACTGGAGGCACTTTTAGGTAAAATTAACAGGCTCAACGGTCACATTTTCTGGATATTCGTGGAGGCGTCTGCGTGAGAATCGGTCTAAATTTACACCTCACCGCTGCCGCATTTCCTTTCCTCCCTCATTCTTGGATTTCAGTTTTTATTTcagttattttatatttttactctattattttatttaatgtatataaaaattacaggttttttttttcatttaaaagatTAGACACataatatatctaataaattagGCAATATACTgaattaattgcaattttagtcctatggTATAGGAAGTTTTGCAAAATTAGTTTCATGTTGCTCATAGCAACGAATTTTAgtctcaaaatataataatgttaaattttttacacaaTGGAGCACGTGGCCATTGCGTCCCATTAGTGAAATATTTCTCcgattattaaattataattttaatcccatacaataaaatattgtacaaTATTAGTGTcatgcttttcaaaaataaaaaaaaaaaccctcataATTCAATAGTctcacaaaaaatgaaatacagatacataaatatcttataaggcTAACACATTAAGACACAAGTTACAATAGAGCAAGAAGTAATAATGCGAATTAAAATGAGCTGCAATTTCTTTTATCCTTAAAGGCAGACCACTAATATCACTATACTTGAATTTTCAAGTTTTAGGGATCATTTCAATtatcattacatatatatatataggtctgtgtttctaaaaaagaaatccatAATCATCTTCAGCTATAATCTTGGAACATGAGACAACCCTTTTCCCTTGATTTTCAATTCTCCCATAAGTCCAATCGGCTTTTGTGTATATCATTAAGttataaaactatttttgtctattttgataaaaatgggATCAATATTGCAAAATCCccatgggactaaaattataatttagtggTTAGgggtaatattttatgttaaaaaaagaaaaaagaatttaatgagTTGGGATACATAGGGAGCATGTGCGGAATAAGTGATTATTCCGATAAAATTAACAGTGAGACTTTTTTACAATAGTGTTGAATTATTGGAATATCATGA encodes:
- the LOC105168685 gene encoding uncharacterized protein LOC105168685, translated to MDGPFFRNNPWYQQPNSFRGVPVYQVDPDLETHLPGRPIKRSPGGSSGPKVVRVPVHFVGSEGVDRSGSALKIQKVFRGFLVRKWLKKIRDIKVEVDEIEGRLSKSEVMELVGRDERERLRMNESLMSLLFKLDSICGVDSGVRVYRKAVIRKAIALQERIDATVAIDLDCNDGEEALDEVRFSVGSSSSSSIDWVENDGNGEGCVGEGDKKIMEGAEGGNDREVKIIDAEVEHAVKVSESSCVAENLDLLPESGGIIRVGDRAKDGNESRRDREVLERMVESNEKMVRMMRELFERNEAQTRMLNALTQRVELLEKAFVCDMMLRKKKRRMRMRKKGECRDK